TTATGAGGTCGGTAAAACCTGCCTCTTATCCCTTTACTGAAATCGTATTCAGCCTTGAGTTCAAAGTCTTCTTTATCTTCTAATTTCTTCATAATCTCTTATCTCCTTTTTTGTGGCTTTCCTAGCCGTTATTATTCTTATTATATCTTCTCCGTCATGCTGCATAATATATAAATGCCCTACAGTGATAATGCCCCCTTTTTTTATTGCTCCTATCGTAATCCATCTTTCCTCATAATAATTAAATCTAGTGTCCAGTAAAGATATATGCAGCGGGTCATTAAATATTTCTACCGCTTCTGTAAATTTTATAGTATGCTTCTTGACATTCTCTTTTTCTTTCC
This region of Deltaproteobacteria bacterium genomic DNA includes:
- a CDS encoding BrnT family toxin, whose product is MQFTWDDRKEKENVKKHTIKFTEAVEIFNDPLHISLLDTRFNYYEERWITIGAIKKGGIITVGHLYIMQHDGEDIIRIITARKATKKEIRDYEEIRR